A genomic stretch from Larimichthys crocea isolate SSNF chromosome XXII, L_crocea_2.0, whole genome shotgun sequence includes:
- the gja2 gene encoding gap junction alpha-3 protein, giving the protein MGDWNLLGKLLESAQEHSTVVGKVWLTVLFIFRILVLGTAAEKVWGDEQSGFTCDTKQPGCQNVCYDKTFPISHIRFWVMQIIFVSTPTLIYLGHILHLVRMEEKEKQKEKDLAIQIEKQQQLLGNKAKKAPIKDNQGHVRLQGTLLRTYVFNIVFKTLFEVAFIVAQYFLYGFELKAMYTCDRWPCPNMVNCYISRPTEKTIFILFMLAVACISLLLNLVEMYHLGFTKCHQGLRYRRSKAAREAQKELTEGVMPFVPSYNYFSGHPAVPEPFPTDAKYSMAEPNSAYSPYNSKVVYKQNRDNMAVERKGKAEGDDVKERKISSPALEMPVENQRRNSQSSKHSNNKSRLDDLKI; this is encoded by the coding sequence ATGGGGGACTGGAATTTGTTGGGGAAGCTCCTGGAGAGCGCCCAGGAACACTCCACCGTTGTGGGCAAAGTCTGGCTTACAGTGCTGTTCATCTTCCGCATCCTGGTGCTGGGAACTGCCGCTGAGAAGGTGTGGGGCGACGAGCAATCTGGCTTCACGTGTGACACCAAGCAGCCCGGTTGTCAGAACGTCTGCTATGACAAGACCTTCCCCATTTCTCACATCCGCTTCTGGGTGATGCAGATCATCTTCGTGTCCACACCAACTCTCATTTATCTGGGCCACATCCTTCATCTGGTTCgtatggaggagaaggagaaacagaaagagaaggacCTCGCCATCCAGattgaaaaacagcagcagttactTGGCAACAAGGCCAAGAAGGCTCCAATTAAAGACAACCAAGGCCATGTGCGTTTGCAAGGCACGCTGCTGCGAACCTACGTCTTCAACATTGTTTTCAAGACCCTGTTTGAGGTGGCCTTTATTGTAGCTCAGTACTTCCTGTATGGTTTTGAGCTCAAGGCAATGTACACCTGCGACCGCTGGCCTTGCCCTAATATGGTGAATTGCTACATCTCTAGACCCACTGAGAAGACgatcttcatcctcttcatgcTGGCCGTGGCCTGCATCTCCCTGCTGCTAAACCTGGTGGAAATGTACCATCTAGGTTTCACAAAGTGCCACCAGGGCCTTCGTTACAGACGATCAAAGGCTGCAAGAGAAGCTCAAAAGGAACTAACTGAGGGGGTCATGCCCTTTGTACCAAGCTATAACTACTTCTCAGGTCATCCCGCAGTGCCTGAACCTTTCCCAACGGACGCAAAGTACAGCATGGCAGAGCCGAACTCTGCTTACAGCCCCTACAACAGCAAAGTGGTTTACAAGCAGAACAGAGACAATATGGCcgtggagagaaaaggaaaagcagagggagatgatgtgaaggagaggaaaatcTCTAGTCCTGCCTTGGAGATGCCCGTTGAAAATCAACGCCGAAACAGTCAGTCAAGCaagcacagcaacaacaagagcAGGCTGGACGACCTGAAGATCTAG
- the radx gene encoding RPA-related protein RADX gives MPSFLQRTLERLSSTQCLKLQPEDEDAAPVAVIALQRYLSEQQHDGLDSYSYDVTVTDGVWRAKCVLHPGLNHLVSSNTLRTGGGIHITQCSFVYNERRLGHGYMCVEKLRCDARRSAVLQVLTRDVSSLPMLVKHGMERSVLLQSDVPLQVSRKHYLSLWNNDDPEGDVWSSGCPSADTVLDVSKITLLRSLESSFRNTWTPLPLLVKIIHKSRLRYYGKFGLKIDYPYQAYFEVADQSGTMSLVLWNELCPEFYQRLNVGTVLYLQNYTLKQSYSKRSHPQMDHHRMKTFNSVEICLNPRKPASVITVISPKRVLPQWGLPDVSYQFATRSELENLSNNAACDVIGLVTFVGRIERVKSKGNVGPEKYWTYRWIHAVDGTSGHPFILEVFSSSQPEIFNRICPMTYLVCTQMRVCQVEGSLPYLTSSCETETFITGYHKGQPYVSDPKVKSFIQWTKTLKDNIVLQKTAVGGYYCYPHPPKKYTQSTADASPQAPLVAVADLKRELETLQYREHKKVAIQGQITAVRYMKRPKDTESPRTGDKEVPDISTDAQAISDTHRDPTTAKQMSSLTPPSASKRKRRRIQTRRARGKSTVEGQEEEEEESESESEEAPDVESRLPLQNQDSDVLSWESSSWTKQRQELSEHLCEGGLYQDSVSRRFTSDERDVLLQLVNLQPTRWAPTQTGDTVPPMVWPGYYQVTILGINKQISVDAAYFPVTSSDEPRAVSLPQDPHGNTMLSCLSSSFLCPLIDAASHSETTHPEPEEVLVTASELEDTHVVCILDLCHLGGDKVEVLINKVYRVTEVCLDLVL, from the exons ATG CCGTCTTTCCTCCAGAGGACTCTGGAGCGGTTGTCCTCCACGCAGTGCCTCAAGCTTCAGCCGGAGGATGAGGATGCGGCTCCGGTGGCTGTCATCGCGCTTCAGAGGTATTTATCCGAGCAGCAGCACGACGGGCTGGACAGCTACAGCTACGACGTGACGGTCACAGACGGAGTCTGGAGGGCTAAGTGCGTCCTCCACCCGGGGCTAAACCACCTGGTGAGCAGCAACACCCTGAGGACCGGGGGCGGCATCCACATCACGCAGTGCTCGTTTGTTTACAACGAGCGGAGGCTGGGACACGGGTACATGTGCGTGGAGAAGCTCAGGTGTGACGCGCGCAGGTCTGCCGTGCTGCAGGTGTTGACGCGTGACGTCAGCTCGCTGCCCATGCTGGTCAAACACGGCATGGAGAGgagtgtgctgctgcagagtgaTGTGCCTCTTCAGGTGAGCCGCAAACATTACCTGTCTCTGTGGAACAACGACGACCCGGAGGGAGACGTCTGGAGCTCAGGGTGTCCCTCAGCGGACACAGTGCTGGACG TGTCCAAGATCACTCTTCTTCGCAGTCTGGAGTCGTCCTTCAGAAACACGTGGacacctctccctctcctggTGAAGATTATACACAAATCCAGATTACGGTACTACGGGAAGTTTGGTCTGAAGATTGATTACCCGTACCAG GCATACTTTGAAGTCGCTGATCAGAGCGGGACGATGTCCCTCGTGCTTTGGAACGAACTTTGTCCGGAGTTTTACCAGAGACTGAACGTGGGAACAGTGTTGTACCTCCAGAATTACACCCTGAAGCAGAGTTACTCAAAGCGGTCACACCCACAAATGGACCATCACAGAATGAAGACCTTTAATTCTGTAG aaATCTGCTTGAATCCTCGCAAACCAGCTTCAGTCATCACTGTGATCTCACCAAAACGTGTACTGCCTCAGTGGGGACTGCCTGATGTTTCCTACCAGTTCGCCACCAG GTCGGAGCTGGAAAATTTATCCAACAACGCTGCGTGTGATGTCATTGGTTTGGTAACATTCGTCGGTCGCATTGAGAGAGTCAAGAGTAAAGGGAACGTGG GTCCAGAAAAATACTGGACGTATCGCTGGATCCACGCTGTGGATGGAACATCTGGCCACCCTTTCATCCTGGaggttttttcttcttctcaacCAGAAATCTTCAATCGTATTTGCCCGA TGACCTACCTGGTGTGCACTCAGATGAGAGTTTGTCAGGTGGAAGGCTCGTTGCCGTATCTCACCAGCAGCTGCGAGACGGAGACATTCATCACAG GCTACCACAAAGGTCAGCCGTATGTGAGTGACCCCAAAGTGAAGAGCTTCATCCAGTGGACCAAAACTCTGAAGGACAACATCGTCCTACAGAAGACTGCTGTCGGTGGCTATTACTGCTACCCTCATCCTCCAAAGAAATATACACAGTCGACAGCAGATGCTTCAC CTCAAGCTCCTCTGGTTGCTGTGGCTGACTTGAAGAGGGAGCTAGAGACCCTGCAGTACAGGGAGCATAAAAAAGTCGCCATTCAAGGACAGATCACAGCAGTGCGCTACATGAAAAGGCCAAAGGACACAGAGTCTCCACGGACAGGAGACAAAGAG GTTCCAGATATTTCTACTGATGCACAAGCAATATCAGACACACACCGTGATCCAACAACAGCCAAGCAGATGTCCAGTTTAACACCTCCCTCAGCAAgcaagaggaaaaggagaagaattCAAACACG GAGGGCTAGAGGGAAAAGTACAGTGGaaggacaggaagaagaagaagaagagtcgGAGTCTGAATCTGAGGAGGCTCCGGATGTGGAAAGTCGCCTACCACTTCAAAATCAAG ACTCTGACGTGTTATCTTGGGAAAGCAGCAGCTGGACGAAGCAACGGCAAGAATTGTCCGAACATTTGTGTGAAGGCGGTCTGTACCAGGACAGTGTGTCTCGGAGGTTCACGTCCGACGAGAGGGACGTCCTCCTGCAGCTTGTTAACCTTCAGCCAACACGGTGGGCACCAACGCAAACCGGTGACACCGTCCCACCCATGGTTTGGCCAGGATACTACCAAGTAACGATATTAG GTATAAATAAGCAGATATCCGTCGACGCTGCGTATTTTCCTGTCACGAGCTCGGACGAGCCCCGGGCTGTCAGCCTTCCTCAGGATCCCCACGGTAACACGATGCTGTCCTGCCTCTCGTCAAGCTTCCTCTGCCCTCTCATTGATGCCGCCAGCCACAGCGAAACAACACATCCTGAGCCAG AGGAGGTTTTAGTGACCGCCAGCGAGCTGGAGGACACGCATGTCGTCTGCATCTTGGATCTTTGTCATCTGGGTGGAGATAAGGTGGAAGTCCTGATTAACAAAGTGTACAGAGTGACAGAGGTTTGCCTCGATTTAGTCCTGTGA
- the tbc1d8b gene encoding TBC1 domain family member 8B isoform X1, producing MWLKPEEILLKNAFKLWVTEKDNEYFVLQRRRGYGEGGGGLTGLLVGTLDTVLDSTSKVAPFRILHHTPDSQVYWSIACGVTKEEIVQHWDWLQQNIMRTLSVFDSSEDITSFVQGKIRGLIAEEGKTSLVLEDDPEKFREALLRFEKWFELPPEEKLVTYYSCSYWKGKVPCQGWLYLSTNFLCFYSYLLGAEVKLVISWDEIWRLEKTSNVLLTESIHVLAHGEDHYFSMLLHLNETFVIMEQLADYSIKRLFDKEAFQREPALSDPLQITKRGLEAHAKSEQFQTFFRLPKEENLLEVHESFLYVPFSHYNTLGKICLSENYLCFASQDGSQCHVIIPMREVVNVEKPDSSSRALTVCVRGKRALRFSEVRDYQRLANTIRSRCGISASPQHSASSGAIRGECQSLINHFEDNPEDVTLMVGQKDSSKAVSTEALMTVFHPQDVENLDPKMLKEKMKEQSWNIHFSEYGRGTSMFFTKKTRDLIVRGVPEALRGELWMLFSGAVNDMATHPGYYTELVEQSLGTSTLATDEIERDLHRSLPDHPAFQSDTGISALRRVLTAYAYRNPKIGYCQAMNILTSVLLLYAKEEEAFWLLVAVCERMLPDYFNRRIIGALVDQAVFEDLIRENLPQLVEHMTDLSFFSSVSLSWFLTLFISVLPIESAVNVVDCFFYDGIKAILQLGLAVLDYNMEALISCHDDAEAVTILNKFFDSVTNKDSPLPPTVQQASVGNNDKTSHFNVDISELIREAYEKYGHIRSEEVESSRKRNKLHVIQTLEDTTKQNVIRVVSQEVRFSASQLDELYNLFKRQHFLSCYWTMKSPALLHHDPSLAYLEQYQLGFQQFSVLFSLLEPWAFCTNKSTLSLWIFRLIDENQDGLVNFKEFCYALDTLYSGSFTNKLKFLFKLHLPPAFTGSPLHLKEQRIQHFIPVTEDSSHLSRLTAFDLPEDGVIRKSPERGRGKVDLQAYLKQWQNEILKKEETIKDLPRINQTQFIQFSKTLYNIFHGDPDEESLYRAVAHVTSLLLRMEEVGRRLQEPSSPPESTKSADSPPAGAAAAAAAAPEESPSTEEASTTPESSDTPGSHNSQEAAPDLSEIEWSFSFEQVLASLLNEPALVTFFERPVDVQTKLAQARVAQLKLKVNK from the exons ATGTGGCTCAAACCGGAAGAGATCCTGCTGAAAAACGCGTTTAAATTATGGGTCACCGAGAAGGATAACGAGTACTTCGTCCTGCAAAGGAGACGAGGGTACGGAGAAGGTGGAGGCGGCTTGACAG GGCTCCTTGTGGGGACTCTGGATACCGTGTTGGACTCCACATCCAAAGTTGCTCCCTTTCGCATTCTGCACCACACACCTGACTCACAGGTGTACTGGTCAATAGCATGCG GTGTCACCAAAGAAGAGATTGTCCAGCACTGGGACTGGCTGCAGCAGAACATCATGAGGACGCTGTCTGTTTTTGACTCCAGTGAAGACATCACCAGCTTTGTACAGGGCAAGATCAGA GGTCTCATTGCTGAGGAAGGGAAGACGTCCCTGGTGCTGGAGGACGATCCAGAGAAGTTCAGAGAAGCACTCCTGAGGTTTGAGAAGTGGTTCGAGCTGCCGCCGGAGGAGAAGCTGGTCACATACTACTCATGCAGTTACTGGAAAGGCAAAGTGCCCTGCCAGGGCTGGCTCTACCTCAGCACAAACTTCCTGTGCTTCTATTCATACCTGCTGGGAGCTGAGG TGAAGCTGGTCATTTCCTGGGACGAGATCTGGAGGCTGGAGAAAACCTCAAACGTCCTACTGACCGAGAGCATCCACGTCTTGGCTCACGGGGAGGATCACTACTTCTCCATGCTGTTGCACCTTAATGAAACATTTGTTATCATGGAACAGCTGGCCGACTACTCCATCAAACGTCTTTTTGATAAAGAGGCCTTCCAGAGAGAGCCGGCGCTCTCTGACCCTCTGCAGATCACCAAGAG AGGCCTCGAAGCTCATGCAAAGAGCGAGCAGTTCCAGACGTTTTTCAGGCTTCCCAAAGAGGAAAATCTGTTGGAGGTGCACGAGAGCTTCCTGTATGTGCCCTTCAGCCACTACAACACGCTTGGCAAGATCTGTCTGTCGGAGAACTATTTGTGTTTCGCCAGCCAGGATGGAAGCCAATGCCATGTCATCATTCCAATGCGAGAG GTTGTAAACGTTGAAAAGCCGGACTCCAGCAGCAGGGCTTTAACGGTGTGTGTGCGCGGCAAGAGGGCGCTGCGTTTCTCTGAAGTCCGGGATTATCAGCGACTTGCCAACACGATTCGTAGCAGGTGTGGGATTAGTGCCAGCCCTCAGCACTCTGCTTCATCCGGG GCCATACGAGGCGAGTGCCAGTCGCTCATCAACCACTTCGAGGACAACCCAGAGGACGTAACACTGATGGTGGGACAGAAAGACAGCAGCAAGGCCGTGAGCACCGAGGCTCTCATGACTGTTTTCCACCCCCAGGATGTTGAAAACCTCGACCCCAAAATG ctcaaagaaaagatgaaggagCAGTCATGGAACATCCATTTCTCTGAATATGGACGCGGCACGAGTATGTTCTTCACCAAGAAGACACGAGACCTGATTGTTCGTGGCGTTCCTGAGGCCTTGAGAGGAGAGCTGTGGATGCTGTTCTCAG GAGCTGTGAACGACATGGCCACCCACCCCGGCTATTACACAGAGCTGGTTGAACAGTCTCTGGGCACAAGCACTTTGGCAACGGATGAGATCGAGAGAGACTTGCACCGTTCTCTGCCAGATCACCCTGCCTTTCAGAGCGACACAGGAATCTCAGCTCTACGCAGAGTCCTCACTGCCTATGCATACAGGAACCCTAAAATCGGCTACTGCCAG GCCATGAACATCCTCACGTCAGTTCTCCTGCTCTACGCGAAAGAAGAGGAGGCGTTCTGGCTCTTAGTGGCCGTCTGTGAGAGGATGCTGCCGGATTACTTTAACCGCCGAATTATTG GTGCTTTGGTCGACCAGGCGGTTTTCGAGGATCTGATTCGGGAAAACCTCCCCCAGCTGGTGGAGCATATGACGGACCTGAGTTTCTTCTCGTCCGTGTCCTTGTCCTGGTTTCTCACTCTCTTCATCAGCGTCCTGCCCATAGAGAGCGCCGTGAACGTGGTCGACTGTTTTTTCTACGACGGCATAAAAGCCATCCTGCAGCTCGGCCTGGCAGTGCTGGACTACAACATGGAGGCTCTGATCAGCTGCCACGACGACGCAGAGGCCGTCACCATCCTCAACAA ATTCTTTGACAGTgtgacaaacaaagacagtccGTTGCCTCCAACGGTGCAGCAAGCTTCAGTGGGCAATAACGACAAAACATCCCACTTTAATGTGGATATCAGTGAACTGATCCGAGAGGCCTACGAG AAATATGGACACATCCGTTCAGAGGAAGTCGAGAGTTCacggaaaagaaacaaactgcacGTAATCCAGACACTGGAAGATACAACCAAGCAGAACGTT ATTCGGGTGGTGTCCCAAGAAGTCAGATTCAGTGCCTCACAGCTTGATGAGCTTTATAACTTGTTCAAA agGCAGCATTTTCTCAGCTGCTACTGGACGATGAAGAGTCCAGCTCTCCTCCATCATGACCCCAGCCTGGCTTATTTGGAGCAGTACCAGTTGGGTTTCCAACAGTTCAGCGTGCTCTTCTCCCTGCTGGAGCCTTGGGCTTTTTGCACCAACAAGAGCACCCTCTCCCTCTGGATCTTCCGCCTGATCGACGAGAATCAGGACGGCCTCGTCAACTTTAAAGAGTTCTGCTACGCTCTTG ATACTTTGTACAGCGGATCTTTCACAAACAAGCTGAAATTCCTCTTCAAGCTGCACCTGCCACCAG CTTTTACAGGTAGTCCTTTGCACTTAAAGGAACAAAGAATCCAGCACTTTATCCCAGTGACTGAAGACTCTTCTCACTTGAGTAGACTCACTG CATTTGATCTCCCTGAAGATGGCGTGATAAGGAAAAGCCCTGAAAGAG GCAGAGGAAAGGTGGACCTGCAGGCCTACCTGAAGCAATGGCAAAATGAGATACTTAAGAAAGAGGAAACCATCAAGGACCTACCCCGAATTAATCAG ACTCAGTTTATCCAGTTCTCCAAGACCCTCTACAACATCTTTCATGGCGATCCAGATGAGGAGTCTCTTTACCGAGCTGTGGCCCATGTGACCAGCCTCCTCCTGAGGATGGAAGAGGTCGGACGGAGGCTCCAGGAGCCGAGCAGCCCACCTGAATCCACAAAATCTGCAGACAGCCCtcctgctggtgctgctgctgccgccgccgccgccccAGAAGAGTCGCCTTCAACCGAAGAAGCTTCCACCACCCCGGAGAGCTCCGACACCCCCGGCTCACACAACAGCCAGGAAGCAGCGCCGGACCTCTCGGAGATAGAGTGGTCGTTTTCCTTCGAGCAGGTCCTGGCTTCCCTGCTGAACGAGCCGGCCCTGGTGACCTTCTTTGAGAGGCCCGTCGACGTTCAGACTAAACTGGCACAAGCCAGGGTCGCCCAGCTGAAGCTGAAGGTCAATAAGTGA
- the tbc1d8b gene encoding TBC1 domain family member 8B isoform X2 has protein sequence MWLKPEEILLKNAFKLWVTEKDNEYFVLQRRRGYGEGGGGLTGLLVGTLDTVLDSTSKVAPFRILHHTPDSQVYWSIACGVTKEEIVQHWDWLQQNIMRTLSVFDSSEDITSFVQGKIRGLIAEEGKTSLVLEDDPEKFREALLRFEKWFELPPEEKLVTYYSCSYWKGKVPCQGWLYLSTNFLCFYSYLLGAEVKLVISWDEIWRLEKTSNVLLTESIHVLAHGEDHYFSMLLHLNETFVIMEQLADYSIKRLFDKEAFQREPALSDPLQITKRGLEAHAKSEQFQTFFRLPKEENLLEVHESFLYVPFSHYNTLGKICLSENYLCFASQDGSQCHVIIPMREVVNVEKPDSSSRALTVCVRGKRALRFSEVRDYQRLANTIRSRCGISASPQHSASSGAIRGECQSLINHFEDNPEDVTLMVGQKDSSKAVSTEALMTVFHPQDVENLDPKMLKEKMKEQSWNIHFSEYGRGTSMFFTKKTRDLIVRGVPEALRGELWMLFSGAVNDMATHPGYYTELVEQSLGTSTLATDEIERDLHRSLPDHPAFQSDTGISALRRVLTAYAYRNPKIGYCQAMNILTSVLLLYAKEEEAFWLLVAVCERMLPDYFNRRIIGALVDQAVFEDLIRENLPQLVEHMTDLSFFSSVSLSWFLTLFISVLPIESAVNVVDCFFYDGIKAILQLGLAVLDYNMEALISCHDDAEAVTILNKFFDSVTNKDSPLPPTVQQASVGNNDKTSHFNVDISELIREAYEKYGHIRSEEVESSRKRNKLHVIQTLEDTTKQNVIRVVSQEVRFSASQLDELYNLFKRQHFLSCYWTMKSPALLHHDPSLAYLEQYQLGFQQFSVLFSLLEPWAFCTNKSTLSLWIFRLIDENQDGLVNFKEFCYALDTLYSGSFTNKLKFLFKLHLPPAFDLPEDGVIRKSPERGRGKVDLQAYLKQWQNEILKKEETIKDLPRINQTQFIQFSKTLYNIFHGDPDEESLYRAVAHVTSLLLRMEEVGRRLQEPSSPPESTKSADSPPAGAAAAAAAAPEESPSTEEASTTPESSDTPGSHNSQEAAPDLSEIEWSFSFEQVLASLLNEPALVTFFERPVDVQTKLAQARVAQLKLKVNK, from the exons ATGTGGCTCAAACCGGAAGAGATCCTGCTGAAAAACGCGTTTAAATTATGGGTCACCGAGAAGGATAACGAGTACTTCGTCCTGCAAAGGAGACGAGGGTACGGAGAAGGTGGAGGCGGCTTGACAG GGCTCCTTGTGGGGACTCTGGATACCGTGTTGGACTCCACATCCAAAGTTGCTCCCTTTCGCATTCTGCACCACACACCTGACTCACAGGTGTACTGGTCAATAGCATGCG GTGTCACCAAAGAAGAGATTGTCCAGCACTGGGACTGGCTGCAGCAGAACATCATGAGGACGCTGTCTGTTTTTGACTCCAGTGAAGACATCACCAGCTTTGTACAGGGCAAGATCAGA GGTCTCATTGCTGAGGAAGGGAAGACGTCCCTGGTGCTGGAGGACGATCCAGAGAAGTTCAGAGAAGCACTCCTGAGGTTTGAGAAGTGGTTCGAGCTGCCGCCGGAGGAGAAGCTGGTCACATACTACTCATGCAGTTACTGGAAAGGCAAAGTGCCCTGCCAGGGCTGGCTCTACCTCAGCACAAACTTCCTGTGCTTCTATTCATACCTGCTGGGAGCTGAGG TGAAGCTGGTCATTTCCTGGGACGAGATCTGGAGGCTGGAGAAAACCTCAAACGTCCTACTGACCGAGAGCATCCACGTCTTGGCTCACGGGGAGGATCACTACTTCTCCATGCTGTTGCACCTTAATGAAACATTTGTTATCATGGAACAGCTGGCCGACTACTCCATCAAACGTCTTTTTGATAAAGAGGCCTTCCAGAGAGAGCCGGCGCTCTCTGACCCTCTGCAGATCACCAAGAG AGGCCTCGAAGCTCATGCAAAGAGCGAGCAGTTCCAGACGTTTTTCAGGCTTCCCAAAGAGGAAAATCTGTTGGAGGTGCACGAGAGCTTCCTGTATGTGCCCTTCAGCCACTACAACACGCTTGGCAAGATCTGTCTGTCGGAGAACTATTTGTGTTTCGCCAGCCAGGATGGAAGCCAATGCCATGTCATCATTCCAATGCGAGAG GTTGTAAACGTTGAAAAGCCGGACTCCAGCAGCAGGGCTTTAACGGTGTGTGTGCGCGGCAAGAGGGCGCTGCGTTTCTCTGAAGTCCGGGATTATCAGCGACTTGCCAACACGATTCGTAGCAGGTGTGGGATTAGTGCCAGCCCTCAGCACTCTGCTTCATCCGGG GCCATACGAGGCGAGTGCCAGTCGCTCATCAACCACTTCGAGGACAACCCAGAGGACGTAACACTGATGGTGGGACAGAAAGACAGCAGCAAGGCCGTGAGCACCGAGGCTCTCATGACTGTTTTCCACCCCCAGGATGTTGAAAACCTCGACCCCAAAATG ctcaaagaaaagatgaaggagCAGTCATGGAACATCCATTTCTCTGAATATGGACGCGGCACGAGTATGTTCTTCACCAAGAAGACACGAGACCTGATTGTTCGTGGCGTTCCTGAGGCCTTGAGAGGAGAGCTGTGGATGCTGTTCTCAG GAGCTGTGAACGACATGGCCACCCACCCCGGCTATTACACAGAGCTGGTTGAACAGTCTCTGGGCACAAGCACTTTGGCAACGGATGAGATCGAGAGAGACTTGCACCGTTCTCTGCCAGATCACCCTGCCTTTCAGAGCGACACAGGAATCTCAGCTCTACGCAGAGTCCTCACTGCCTATGCATACAGGAACCCTAAAATCGGCTACTGCCAG GCCATGAACATCCTCACGTCAGTTCTCCTGCTCTACGCGAAAGAAGAGGAGGCGTTCTGGCTCTTAGTGGCCGTCTGTGAGAGGATGCTGCCGGATTACTTTAACCGCCGAATTATTG GTGCTTTGGTCGACCAGGCGGTTTTCGAGGATCTGATTCGGGAAAACCTCCCCCAGCTGGTGGAGCATATGACGGACCTGAGTTTCTTCTCGTCCGTGTCCTTGTCCTGGTTTCTCACTCTCTTCATCAGCGTCCTGCCCATAGAGAGCGCCGTGAACGTGGTCGACTGTTTTTTCTACGACGGCATAAAAGCCATCCTGCAGCTCGGCCTGGCAGTGCTGGACTACAACATGGAGGCTCTGATCAGCTGCCACGACGACGCAGAGGCCGTCACCATCCTCAACAA ATTCTTTGACAGTgtgacaaacaaagacagtccGTTGCCTCCAACGGTGCAGCAAGCTTCAGTGGGCAATAACGACAAAACATCCCACTTTAATGTGGATATCAGTGAACTGATCCGAGAGGCCTACGAG AAATATGGACACATCCGTTCAGAGGAAGTCGAGAGTTCacggaaaagaaacaaactgcacGTAATCCAGACACTGGAAGATACAACCAAGCAGAACGTT ATTCGGGTGGTGTCCCAAGAAGTCAGATTCAGTGCCTCACAGCTTGATGAGCTTTATAACTTGTTCAAA agGCAGCATTTTCTCAGCTGCTACTGGACGATGAAGAGTCCAGCTCTCCTCCATCATGACCCCAGCCTGGCTTATTTGGAGCAGTACCAGTTGGGTTTCCAACAGTTCAGCGTGCTCTTCTCCCTGCTGGAGCCTTGGGCTTTTTGCACCAACAAGAGCACCCTCTCCCTCTGGATCTTCCGCCTGATCGACGAGAATCAGGACGGCCTCGTCAACTTTAAAGAGTTCTGCTACGCTCTTG ATACTTTGTACAGCGGATCTTTCACAAACAAGCTGAAATTCCTCTTCAAGCTGCACCTGCCACCAG CATTTGATCTCCCTGAAGATGGCGTGATAAGGAAAAGCCCTGAAAGAG GCAGAGGAAAGGTGGACCTGCAGGCCTACCTGAAGCAATGGCAAAATGAGATACTTAAGAAAGAGGAAACCATCAAGGACCTACCCCGAATTAATCAG ACTCAGTTTATCCAGTTCTCCAAGACCCTCTACAACATCTTTCATGGCGATCCAGATGAGGAGTCTCTTTACCGAGCTGTGGCCCATGTGACCAGCCTCCTCCTGAGGATGGAAGAGGTCGGACGGAGGCTCCAGGAGCCGAGCAGCCCACCTGAATCCACAAAATCTGCAGACAGCCCtcctgctggtgctgctgctgccgccgccgccgccccAGAAGAGTCGCCTTCAACCGAAGAAGCTTCCACCACCCCGGAGAGCTCCGACACCCCCGGCTCACACAACAGCCAGGAAGCAGCGCCGGACCTCTCGGAGATAGAGTGGTCGTTTTCCTTCGAGCAGGTCCTGGCTTCCCTGCTGAACGAGCCGGCCCTGGTGACCTTCTTTGAGAGGCCCGTCGACGTTCAGACTAAACTGGCACAAGCCAGGGTCGCCCAGCTGAAGCTGAAGGTCAATAAGTGA